Proteins encoded together in one Telopea speciosissima isolate NSW1024214 ecotype Mountain lineage chromosome 4, Tspe_v1, whole genome shotgun sequence window:
- the LOC122658712 gene encoding histone H3.3: MARTKQTARKSTGGKAPRKQLATKAARKSAPTTGGVKKPHRYRPGTVALREIRKYQKSTELLIRKLPFQRLVREIAQDFKTDLRFQSHAVLALQEAAEAYLVGLFEDTNLCAIHAKRVTIMPKDIQLARRIRGERA; the protein is encoded by the exons ATGGCTCGTACGAAGCAAACCGCTCGCAAATCTACGGGAGGCAAGGCTCCAAGGAAACAACTCGCTACCAAG GCTGCAAGAAAGTCTGCTCCGACCACCGGTGGCGTAAAAAAGCCTCACCGATACCGCCCGGGAACAGTAGCCCTTcg AGAAATTCGTAAGTACCAGAAGAGTACTGAACTTTTGATCCGTAAGCTTCCCTTCCAGCGTCTGGTTCGTGAGATCGCTCAGGACTTCAAG ACGGATTTGCGGTTCCAGAGCCACGCAGTGCTTGCGCTTCAGGAGGCTGCGGAGGCTTATCTTGTGGGTCTGTTTGAAGACACCAACCTCTGTGCAATCCATGCCAAGAGAGTGACTATCATGCCCAAAGATATTCAACTGGCTAGGCGAATTCGCGGTGAACGAGCTTAA